The following are encoded in a window of Veillonellales bacterium genomic DNA:
- a CDS encoding type II toxin-antitoxin system HicB family antitoxin produces the protein MKYVYPAVFNQENDNYNVSVPDLPGCFTFGTSIAEAIEMARDAISMWLCDAENKDEIIPQSSKPQDITTEPNSFVNLIDVDTTEYRRENDNRAIKKTLSIPNWLNAKAEKAGINFSQTLQKALKQELGLE, from the coding sequence ATGAAATATGTTTATCCTGCTGTATTTAATCAGGAAAATGATAATTACAATGTATCGGTTCCAGATCTGCCTGGCTGTTTTACCTTCGGTACTTCAATTGCTGAAGCTATTGAAATGGCCCGTGACGCTATATCTATGTGGCTCTGTGATGCAGAAAACAAAGATGAAATAATACCGCAATCCAGTAAACCTCAAGATATAACCACTGAACCAAATAGTTTTGTTAATCTTATTGATGTTGATACTACAGAATACCGCCGCGAAAATGATAATCGGGCAATTAAGAAAACTCTTAGTATTCCTAACTGGCTAAATGCAAAAGCTGAAAAAGCAGGTATCAACTTTTCCCAAACCCTGCAAAAAGCCCTAAAGCAGGAACTTGGCTTAGAATGA